Part of the Scyliorhinus canicula chromosome 8, sScyCan1.1, whole genome shotgun sequence genome is shown below.
GGTGTCAAGGAGGTGTGGCGAGGGTCATTGCTCTCGGGCTTCCCTATTTATATTGCTGTTGGCTCCACACTGCAGCCAGAAGAGCAGAATCCTTCTGCACCTACAAGAATGTCTTAAATGCAATCAGCAAAGTAAACCGCAGCTTCATGGCATTTGTTGCATTGTACAGCTGTAACATTTATTTTTTCAGTGCAACATTCTTTGAATTACGTATGTTTTAAATCTCTTGCAGGTGAACATGTTCACAAACCAGGGAACAGTCATTCACTTCAATAATCCTAAAGTTCAAGCTTCACTTGCTGCAAATACATTTACGATCACAGGGCATGCAGAGACTAAGCAGCTGACCGAGATGTTACCTAGTATCCTGAATCAACTTGGAGCCGATAGTCTGACCAGTTTGAGGCGGCTCGCAGAGTCGCTGCCTAAACAACGTTAGTATACTGATCTTTTTATGTTTATAACTTGTGACGGTTTTTAGGGTGATACGCTTTTGTTAAAATTTGATGTTTATGTGCATACTTTTTATTCATTTTACTATTACAAGGCCAGTCTCTCTGAAATCTCTCAATTATGAAATGTAGTGTTGTTATAGTGGCTGTTGACTCAGCAGTCTTGCAAATTTAGTCACGATGAACTTGGGAACATAACTAAACTGAGTCTTCCGTGGATTACTaaaggaatgctgcattgttggagttgcactgttTTGTCAGATTTGCTATACTGGAGTCCACCTGCTGCCTGTTAAACATAAAAGTTCATTGAGACTCTTCAATGAAGAGAAGAAACCTCATCCTACAAACAGATCATCTAAGCATTCATTTATTTCTTTTTGTTGAACTTTGCCAAATGCTTGCTGCATTTGCTAAACCTGTTTTCTGCAGTTTCGAAGTTTTAAGCCATATTACCAGGGCTTCCCACGTATGTGGGGAGAGTACGGATGCTGATGTGGTTCTCCTTTAGAGCAAATAAAGCGATTTTGTACGGTTTCAAAATTGGGGGAAACGTTCCACTGGCATGTAGGTCAGTAAGTAATCAGAGACGACCaacttaagataattggcaaaagaaccagaggagaGAAGATAATTTGTTTAAAGCAGAAATGTGCAATCTGGATAGCACTATGTTctatagttctatgttctatagtgtaggtcagataggcttcagatggtttcacaggtcggcgcaacatcgagggccgaagggcctgtactgcgctgtaatgttctatgttcactgtctTAAAGGGCTGGGAAAGCAGATTCAGTAGCACCTTTTATTAAGTTGAATATATACTTAAAATGGGAAAGTTGCAGGgtgatggggaaagagcagggggggGTGAGGCTGATTGGAGGCAGCACAGGCATGAAGGACCTGGAGTCCTCTCTTTGTATAATTCTGGGAATATCCATATTAGTATCTAGCAAACCTAGGCCGCACATTGATAGTTACCTATCTGGTAAGTGAGAGCTAACTTGAAAAAATAACTGAATTGTGATTGACTCATTTTTTCACTAAATGAATTATTTGCTTGCAGCTGTGGATAGCAAAGCACCACTCGCTTCTGGTGAAGAGGATGATGATGAAGTTCCAGGTAATTTAAAATTGAGGTTTCAAATTGGTGCCATTTAAGCAAAGCCATAGAGCCATAAGAAAAGATTATCTCAAATATACTCTTCATTGTTGGAAAAGCAGAAGGACCTTTGCCTGCTGAAGTGTAATACACATGCTGTCCAAATGCATTTGGGTTCTACCACTGTGCATAATATCCTACATAATAGAATTCAAATAttttcaaaattgaaaaagtgCTAAAAGACTTAAGTATTCAGTGCATAATGTCGGATATTAAAAAATTAGATAAGAACATGTTACTTATGCATGGTATGTAGGTCAGTGTTTCAGCAGTGTTCATACTTAAAGGTGACTGAGGGAGAAGAGTCCATTTGGATGATACAGTTTTGAACAGTGCTGGCAGCCTGGGGATCATCTGGATTCTAAGTGCAGCCCGTGAGACATTTTGTTGCCTGTTACCCATGCATGGTTGCCACataagctggtttagcacagtgggctaaacagctggcttgtaatgcagaacaaggcagcagagtgggttcaattcccgtactggcctccccaaacaggcgctggaatgtggcgactcggggcttttcacagtaacttcattgaagcctgcttgtgacaataagtgattattattatgcttATTTACATCTGTATTTATTTTTCCGATTGGTATGACTCAAGTGATATGCAAGTAGGGCAAGTAGAGTGATgtgcatgctgattgcacacaataTTGACTTGAGAGCCATGTGCTTTCTCTGCTTCCAATGTGTAAATATTTCTTCTGTTTTTACCACCTGAAGTTGACAGTTTAATATGGACGATTAAGCATTTTGTATAGATCGTTGTGAAATATTAGGTTCAGGGTTAGTCAACTTGCTTGATTTCAATCTTATGGGCCATTCATGCGCCCCATtcactcactagcctaggctgCCTGTCAGTGGTATGGAAGTTCTGTAGACAGTGCTCTATTTCTATActaactttatttttatttcttataGATCTCGTTGAAAATTTTGATGAAGCTTCAAAGAATGAAGCAAGTTGAAGAGGAGTTGACACCTGAAGATGACGCAAACTTGAAATGGCTTTGGGGAGCTGCCCTTTGTATTAGTTCTTTTTCTTTTGTAATCTTGCATTTTTGTACTGTTATGGTATTTCATGGTTTTGCAATCACATGGTGGGAGAAtgatccttgtttttttttaccatGGCAGCTCGTCTAATGCTGAGTCGTGCAAATTGAATGTTTACTAACTGCAGCCTGGTTAAAGTGAAACGCGTCTGAACTGAATCTAGCACTGCGGATTGGAAATAAAGGACAACTGTCTATTTTGGTCTATTTAATTACAGAATGTAGAACAAACAGCTAGTAAAATGACATTTTCCACTTGGGAATACTTAAATATTTAATCTTTGATTTGGTTCACATTTCTGAGATGTCTACAGAAATGACCAGTCACCTGTTTGAAATGTTGCCAGATATCCAGATTTGGGTAGCTGATTGACTTTATACTAGCATTCCTGTTCACAAAATCCGAAGTGGATCAAGTATTAAAAAATCACTAGAGCACAAACTATTCATGGCCCAAACCTACCTGGACTTAACAAATTGAAGTAGAAATATAACAATTGATTTATATTTGTAATCTGTTTTGAAAATCCCAGATCAGTATAATTCAAGAATGTTTAAAATTTACACTATTTTCATGTTTTAAATATAGCTCAGCTATAATCTGATAGAGACAATATTTCTGTGTGCCCGTTAAAATGCTGTCAGAAGCCAAAGGAGGTTCAGATAGTGTAATTACAGTATAAGAGCAGCTTGAGGAATTTGGAACAgacacattgtaaaattgtgttCTCTTTTTCCTCAGCCTTGCATGAATTATAATGCAGATTAAGCTTATGAATCTTGTGGTTTTCTCTTAAGTTTGCTCTCTCGTACTTAAAACCTGATTCATTTTACTGAGTGATGAATGTCAATCAACAAGGGGTGGCACTTTAATGAAAGATCTTCAAGGAAAGACTGAAATAGGGCACACCAGCATTTTGCATTTTTTTTCAATCTTTTTGGGAAGGTAATTGCAAACCAGATGTGAGGCACTTTGGCCATGTTCAAATGGTTAAAAGCGAGTGAATTTTGCTCAAGTTGTGATAACCTTATCAATCAGCCTACATTACGTGTTTTGTGCATCAACTGCAAGGAATCTCTTGGCAACGATATTGTGCATACCTCCTTTTCTAGTGTGTCGTGAAATAGTGTTCCAGTGACCAAAAAGAATGGTTAACTGTAGATGACTATGGCTGTAGGAAGCATAATGATGTGAAACTTGGGTGAAATATCTTGAAATAAAATAATGTCCACTTGTGGCATTAAAGGGAGTTCTTCACAAATGATCTGTTTTGAAGATTCCTATAGCTATTTTGTTCGTGTTTACAACTTGGTAATAAGGGCTGAGTGTGAGCTGCCAACTTTTATATATAATTATTGCCCTTTAATGTTTTCGAATATCTGACTTAGTGGCtgctttctgtgtatataatgtTCATGTTTTTTCCCAAAGCACATGAGAATCTAGTGTTTACTTGGTACATGCCACCTAAAGGAGTTCTTTTGGGTAACCTAGCATTCAATTCAGTGTAAACTTAATATTTACCATTCTCTGACTACAGCTATTTCTCTTTACAGGGTAAATATGGTCAATTTCATCCATTAAAAACATATTGGACATCTGTTGGCAACCTACAAAATGTAATCATTTAACAGATGAATGAGAAATATGCATGTGACAGTTTTTATAGTGGAGCTATAAAAATAATCTATCCTAAGCATTTACTCACCTTTTTTTAACAAAGTTTGAGTTAATATGGTGCTTAAAAGTATTAAATTGTACAAAATGGGAACTTATCAGTTTGTCTGGATTTTTTTAAGGCTTGTATAATGTCATTTCCAGAATTATGTTCCTGTGTTGCAATAGCCTATGCATGTGCAGTGCCTTACATACCGAGTAAAGAGTACATGTTAATGATTCTGTGTTCTCAGCCTTAACTTCAGAATGAGATCCAAATTATGGACGTTTTACACACCCTTGTCTGCAGTGAGGCTATCTGATCCATAGCAGATTCTGATGAATCTAGTTGTGGTTTTCTGAACACCTGGGGCTGGCCGGTTAAGTCATCACAGGTTTGAATAATCACTTGTACACTGACGGTCGGGTCACaaaactggacgaactgacggaaaGATTTTGTCTAATGGGGCAACGAATACAAGCCCCTGCAGCTTAAAAACCCTATGGAAGGAAACGAGGACATGCCTGTGACAGTTATttagagcccacttgaccagaacccgaataagCAGGTACTTCATGGAGGTgtaggatagatgtgaatggtgccaaggaggccacgctaccaatgccgctatgttctggtcttgtcccggACTTGCTagatactggacagccttctttgaggcaatgtccaaagtgatggGGATGGAGCCTTGCCCAAAAGTGGCCATCTTCGGGGGTATCAGAtcatcctggggaggagggctggtGTCTTTGTGTCCTTGGTCGCCTGCTGTTGAATCCTTGCATGGCGGTCAGCaccaccacctaaagctgcagactggctgtccgacctttgGAATTTCACCAAATggaaaaaatcaaattcgccatccatggATTGGAAggtggcttccacagaacatgggaaccATTCACTCGGATGTTCCAGTACCCGTTTGGGCACAGTAATGAGGTAGCCAGGAATCAAGAGAAAGTAGCCAAGATACAAAGGGCAAACAAAACCAAACCCAGTGGGGGGAAGCGGAAACAATGGGGGGACCCAGGAGGGAGAAAAGGGGACCACAACGGCCACAGCAAATGTGGCAAGGAGGAAAGTAAAAACAATCTAAACTAATATAAATGAAATCCGACCGGAATATAAATAACAGGGGCACCACCATTTTTTgtgtgtatttatattgtgtataacaaaaaaaaaaaaaaaatttttttaaagttgttaGGAAGAAAATGGGTGTCAATCTGTGCAGCAATATTGTATAGAGACTGTCAGATTATGCACAAGGCAGGAGTATAATGAATTGAAGTCCCTGTCAAAAAGGGTTTTCGTTTTCAACAGTATATGTGCTACGATAGGGTGGTAAAGCTTGGTATCAAATAGGTGGGCTTGCTGGTGTAATTGGAAGGTCCATTTGGCATTGTGAGGCGAGATTGCCAAGTTAATTGAACTTCATGGTTACCAGAGAGTGATGGAGTCTGTGGGTAGTGAATGAAAATTGTGGGAGCTGATGACAAAGGCTTCGGTCCTGTCCAGTACAAGTTGGGCAAGCAATCTGAATTTAGAAAATTATGGGGTTGAGATTGgcggtggtgaggtagagctgagtGTGAGGTTGAGATAAATGGTGGTGAGATAGAGCTGGGTGTGAGGTTGAGGTAAGTGGTGGTGAGATAGAGCTGTGTGTGAGGTTGAGGTAAGTGGTGGTGAGGTAAAGCTGGGTGTAGGGTTGAGATTGGCGGTGGTGAGGTTGAGGTAtagctgggtgtggggtgaggaggtatagctgggtgtggggttaagATTGgcggtggtgaggtagagcttggtgtggggttgaggtaaGTCGTGAGATAGAGCTGGGTGTGGGATTGAGGCAAGTGGTGAGGTTGAGATTaactggtgaggtagagctgggtgtgggGTTGACATTGGTGGTGGTGAGGATGAGCTGGGTATGGGGTTGAGATAAGCAGTGGTGAGGTATAGCAAGGTGTGGGTTTGAGATTGGCAGTGGTGAGATTGAGATACagctgggtgtggggttgaggTAAATCGTGAGAGAGCTGCGTGTGGGATTGAGGTAGAGGGGTGTGCGGTTGAGATTAgcagtggtgaggtagagcttgGTGTGAGATTGAGGCAAGCGGTGGTGAGGTTAGagctgggtgtggggttgaggTAAGTGGTGGTGAGGTTGAGGTATGGCTGGGTTATTCAGCTTTTTACACAATCTGATGAATTTTGGGTTGCCAATGGACATGGGGGGAGGAGCAGGGCTGTTGGACAGGATGGATCCTTTGGGGACCATGCATTAATGGcataggggaggaggaggaaagaagcCATTGAAGCTAAATTAGGTTACGACTCCATTGAGAAAAGTTGCAccacattagaatcatagaatctccacagtgctgGAGGTCATTCCGCCCATAGAGTCCTCaccaaacctccaaaagagcaccctaacctcggcccaatctcccaccctatcgCTTTTCTTCCTgtgaggaacaatttagcatatctaatcctcctaacatgcacatctttggactgtgggaggaagccagagcacccagaggaaacccatgcagacatggggagaatgtgcaaactccacacagatgccCGGGGTCGGAATGGatcttgggtccctggtgctgtgaggcagcagtgctaaccactgtgccaccccagtagTGCAGTCCAACCGTCCTGTGTGGCAGAGGAGAGGTAGTGTGGCAGGATAATGTAGTAAACAATTTAAAGGCTGCAGGTGAGTCAAGAAAGAGTTTACCACAAACGGTAACATTGGTGACTTTCGATCAGAGCTGTTGCATTACTATACTGGCAGGATTTATACACGGGCCTGAATATTTTGGAAGGTAGGGGTTCCCTTCCCATCAACTGCAGAGTCGTTAAAGAAAATGTCCTCGTCGACTCGAACTGCCCAGCAACCGTTTCACGCTCATTGAGCATTAAGTGGGATTTCTGCCCCTCAGGAGGAGGACCTGGACATGACAACACATCCTCAGGTTTGTACTCTGTTTCTGTTGAGTAACTTGCGAGGGTTGTGACCtaggttttttttaatgaaaaagcTGATATAGCTTTATATTGGCaccaatatggaacagtgatgcttccttgtttaatggttagtgtgatatgtggactgGTACATGcttcattttcaaatctttgttactgttgaccgtttaataaccAAAATATTCTTTAGTCTCTGCAGCGATATGTGCTGCAGTGGACAGAAGAGGAAGTGCTTCAACATGCTTGCGATGGACTGCAAGGTAGGTTTTAGTGGTCCCAGGGCATGCGATGAAAGCATGTTTAAGAATTTAGGAATGGGAAGTTGATAAGAGGTAGTTTACTTGGCTGAGAGGGTCAATATTTTTTGAGAAGAGGGTGATGACAGGAGACATGAAGGGGACAGTGCCCGAGAGGGAGGTCTGTTTGAATCATCTAATGTGGAATTTTATACGGAGATCAGGCCATCAGCAGTTTCTGGGAATAGTAGAAAGGAACACTggtgccagaattctccagccgttgggattctttgttcctgctggcagtgcacccccgcccacaGATTTCCCGATGATGTGGGttgacttcaatggaaaatctcattgacaagctgTGGGAGTAGCGAATCCTACTGCCAGTGAAAAGCGTGCCTCTGAAAAACATGCTGCTGGGGAAACaggagaatccctatagtgcaaaatgaggccattcagcccattgggtttgCATCGACCCCCCTgaaggagcatcctacctagttccactcccccacccaatctccataactccacctaacctgcacatccctggaaacaaggggcaattttatcatggccaacccacctaacctgcacatcattggacatgcagacactgggagaaagtgcagactccaaacaattGCCCAAATCTATAATTGAACGAGGGTCCCTGTCATTAATGCTCAGTCCAAGTAAGTATGAGTTAGGTACTTCTCGCTTCACAGCTTATGGGTAGACCTGGCAAAGTCAACATTTATTTCCTATCCCTGATGAGAGTGAGGCTTtcttcttgatccactgcagctGATGTGGTGGAGATAGTGCCATAATGCTGTCAAGTAGGAAGTTCACAATTTTGACCAAGTGATGAAGGAACGGTCACATGGCCAAGTTAGATCAGTGAGTGATTAGTGACTAATATGGATTTGATGCTGTAGGCATGTTCCTGTTGCTCTTATCCTGGCTGCTGTTGGTCAtgagtgtgggaggtgttgcaaaAAGGTGTGGCTTTTTGCTGGGGAACTGCTGATGGAGCAGTTATCTAATATCACAAGCCTTTGGATTAGCTGACACAGTTGTGCTGTATCAGGGGAGTGCGTGGGTGTGGCACAACCTGGGGTCAGACCACTAAGGCTGCCATCATACGCATAAAcagtgttgttgaaaactcaccactattagaattccccctataccaaaaagggccgatattttcaatggtgaacagggattctcactccctgactccgatgcaggctttggtgggtACTATTCAGgtaaaactatattttcaagttatcccccggtataacccatacattCACCGGAGATTTCATCtatttaccacttagtagcatcgatcctgggtcccgcattgctaagtaagtaaagtagactttggaataaccactgtttcaggttaaattaagttattttattattatatattttcttttaaaagctacaatcactttctttacagaaaggtaaaaagaccttGCTTCTgtatccttctggttggttgaagggaccttcaggcccaccttgacaatcaatcttctttttaaaatctgggccgggattctcccctacccggcggggtggggggttccggcatagcggagtggcgccaaccactctggcatcggacctccccaaaggtgcggaaggatcctcact
Proteins encoded:
- the btf3 gene encoding transcription factor BTF3 translates to MKEIIMNQEKLAKLQAQVRIGGKGTARRKKKVVHRTATADDKKLQFSLKKLGVNNISGIEEVNMFTNQGTVIHFNNPKVQASLAANTFTITGHAETKQLTEMLPSILNQLGADSLTSLRRLAESLPKQPVDSKAPLASGEEDDDEVPDLVENFDEASKNEAS